A single Callithrix jacchus isolate 240 chromosome 4, calJac240_pri, whole genome shotgun sequence DNA region contains:
- the CALHM4 gene encoding calcium homeostasis modulator protein 4: MMCSTLNSIVSSLQRNGIFINSLIAALTTGGQLFSSFTFSCPCQVGKNFYYGSAFLVIPALILLIAGFALRSQMWTITGEYCCSCAPQYRRISPLECKLACLRFFSITGRAVVAPLTWLAVTLLTGTYYECAASEFASVDHYPVFDNVSASKREEILAGFPCCRSAPADVILVRDEIALLHRFQSQMLGWILITLTTIAVLVSCCVARCCSPLTSLQHCYWTSHLQNERELFEQAAEQHSRLLIMQRIKKLFGFIPGSEDVKHIRIPSCQDWKEISVPTLLCIGDDLRGHYSFLGDRVDEDNEDRSRGIELKP; this comes from the exons ATGATGTGCTCAACTCTCAACAGTATTGTGTCTTCTCTGCAGAGAAATGGAATATTTATCAATTCTTTAATTGCAGCCTTGACTACTGGTGGACAACTCTTCTCCTCTTTCACATTCAGCTGTCCTTGTCAGGTTGGAAAAAATTTCTATTATGGTTCCGCTTTTCTGGTTATTCCTGCCTTGATCCTTCTGATCGCTGGCTTTGCTTTGAGAAGCCAAATGTGGACAATTACTGGTGAATACTGCTGCAGCTGTGCCCCTCAATACAGGAGAATCAGCCCCCTGGAGTGCAAGCTGGCTTGCCTTAGGTTCTTCAGCATCACTGGGAGGGCAGTTGTTGCTCCATTAACCTGGCTGGCGGTGACCCTGCTGACGGGAACGTATTATGAATGTGCAGCAAGTGAATTTGCATCTGTGGACCACTACCCAGTGTTTGATAATGTCAGTGCCAGCAAACGTGAAGAGATCCTAGCTGGGTTTCCATGTTGCCGATCAGCTCCTGCTGACGTGATCCTAGTAAGAGATGAAATAGCTCTTCTGCACAGATTCCAGTCACAg ATGCTAGGTTGGATTCTGATCACCTTGACAACCATTGCTGTCTTAGTCTCCTGCTGTGTGGCAAGGTGCTGCTCTCCCCTCACCTCTCTGCAACATTGCTACTGGACCAGCCACCTCCAGAATGAGAGAGAACTCTTTGAACAAGCAGCAGAGCAGCACTCTCGGCTCCTCATCATGCAGCGCATAAAGAAGCTATTTGGCTTCATTCCTGGAAGTGAGGATGTCAAACACATCCGTATTCCTTCTTGTCAGGACTGGAAAGAAATTTCAGTACCCACTCTTTTATGCATAGGTGATGACTTGCGAGGTCACTATAGCTTCCTTGGAGATAGGGTGGATGAGGATAATGAAGACAGATCAAGAGGTATTGAATTAAAACCTTGA